Proteins encoded by one window of Mechercharimyces sp. CAU 1602:
- the ispE gene encoding 4-(cytidine 5'-diphospho)-2-C-methyl-D-erythritol kinase, translating to MEISVKAPAKINLTLDVLHKRDDGYHELEMVMTSIDLADRIDLVSTSQPSVRLRSTSGFVPQDERNLAYRAAALLKENYDVKPGVFITIHKHIPVAAGLAGGSSDAAATLIGLNKLWNLGLTLDELVELGAQIGSDVPYCVHAGTALVRGRGERLMPISSPPACWVVLAKPEHGVSTAEVFQKFEQVSPDNSPDTKAMVAALEQGDFSGICASLGNVLEDVTLKSYPTVGRIKDKMKEFGAEGVLMSGSGPTVFGLVRQEARARRIVNGLRGFCRHVYMVRMLGQLDQNRTK from the coding sequence ATGGAGATATCGGTTAAAGCTCCGGCTAAAATAAATCTAACGTTAGATGTGTTACATAAACGGGATGATGGTTACCATGAGTTGGAAATGGTTATGACATCAATCGACTTAGCTGATCGGATTGATTTAGTATCCACATCCCAGCCCTCTGTTCGCCTCCGTAGTACTTCAGGATTTGTGCCGCAAGATGAACGTAATTTAGCTTATCGTGCAGCAGCCCTCCTAAAAGAAAATTACGATGTGAAGCCAGGTGTATTTATTACTATTCATAAGCATATCCCCGTTGCTGCAGGTTTAGCGGGTGGGAGTAGCGATGCCGCAGCTACGTTGATCGGATTAAATAAGTTGTGGAATTTAGGACTTACTTTAGATGAATTGGTTGAATTAGGTGCTCAGATTGGGTCAGACGTCCCTTACTGTGTTCATGCTGGAACAGCGCTCGTGCGTGGTCGTGGAGAACGTTTAATGCCGATTTCCTCACCACCTGCTTGCTGGGTTGTTTTAGCAAAACCAGAACATGGAGTATCTACTGCAGAAGTATTCCAAAAGTTTGAGCAGGTTTCTCCCGATAATAGTCCTGATACAAAAGCGATGGTAGCGGCGTTGGAGCAGGGAGACTTTTCTGGAATCTGCGCTTCATTGGGTAATGTGTTAGAAGATGTCACGTTAAAGTCATACCCGACTGTAGGGCGCATCAAGGATAAGATGAAAGAATTTGGTGCAGAAGGAGTACTCATGTCTGGGAGCGGACCAACCGTTTTTGGGTTGGTACGACAAGAGGCGAGAGCTCGCAGGATCGTCAATGGATTGCGTGGATTTTGTCGTCATGTCTATATGGTGCGGATGCTGGGTCAGCTTGATCAAAACCGAACAAAGTGA
- the purR gene encoding pur operon repressor: MKWKRSARLVDMTYQLIQRPHSLIPLGEFAQTYQAAKSSISEDLAIIQETFRTEGMGELQTVAGATGGVRFIPRMKREQAEKWIQSMCQRLADPERLLPGGYLYLSDFLGDPTALSQLGWIWATVFADRQADVVVTVETKGIPLAHAVASNLGIPVVVVRKGHRVTEGSVVTINTISGSRKDIRTLSLSRRSLAEGARVIVIDDFMKAGGTFRGLIDLMKEFRAEVVGTGVMVESEVEGRLVSGIASLMKITTIDEQAGDVEVATGTILDDEGGWME; this comes from the coding sequence ATGAAGTGGAAGCGGAGCGCAAGGCTGGTCGATATGACCTATCAATTGATTCAGCGTCCGCATTCCCTCATTCCGTTAGGAGAGTTTGCGCAAACGTATCAAGCTGCTAAATCATCCATTAGTGAAGATTTAGCGATTATTCAAGAGACGTTTCGAACAGAAGGAATGGGAGAATTGCAGACAGTTGCTGGGGCGACAGGAGGAGTACGCTTTATTCCCCGTATGAAGCGGGAGCAAGCAGAAAAGTGGATACAGAGTATGTGTCAGCGTTTAGCCGATCCAGAGCGTCTCTTACCTGGAGGTTATTTGTATTTGTCTGATTTTTTGGGTGACCCGACTGCTTTATCTCAGTTAGGCTGGATTTGGGCGACTGTATTTGCAGATCGTCAAGCCGATGTTGTGGTAACAGTAGAGACGAAGGGAATTCCACTAGCGCATGCAGTCGCCTCCAATCTAGGGATACCAGTGGTTGTAGTGCGAAAGGGCCACCGTGTAACAGAAGGATCGGTTGTGACCATCAATACAATCTCAGGTTCACGCAAAGATATTCGTACTCTGTCCTTATCTCGCCGTAGCTTGGCGGAAGGTGCACGTGTCATCGTGATTGATGACTTTATGAAAGCAGGCGGGACCTTTCGGGGCTTGATCGACCTGATGAAAGAATTCCGTGCCGAAGTCGTAGGTACAGGTGTGATGGTAGAGTCCGAAGTAGAGGGGCGCTTAGTAAGTGGGATAGCTTCACTGATGAAAATAACGACGATTGACGAACAAGCAGGTGATGTTGAGGTGGCAACAGGCACCATTCTTGATGATGAAGGCGGGTGGATGGAGTGA